In Cryptomeria japonica chromosome 10, Sugi_1.0, whole genome shotgun sequence, a genomic segment contains:
- the LOC131030900 gene encoding UDP-glycosyltransferase 72B1: MDKPHVAIFPLSGGMGHFIPLAEFAKRLCQFHGFSITLIISKWFWTSQQPALLERLASSALDIRITEIPHITEDEDEQKMKLETRLSKFMLNAKPHVEDVLQSLRSSSPISAFITDLFCTELLDVTTKLKVPSYLFVPSSAASVCFMLHLPKLVSEINVSFKDADFEVEVPGLPPIPATDLPTPFQERSDSWFKWFLNNASRIKEASGVFINTFAELEEEAIKTLRTPSTPPIYPIGPLLVTESDTPDESSCLKWLDEQPPSSVLFVAFGSFGVLSREQITDLAIGLETSGHRFLWVLRGFKSEDSSSLETDISQLLPEGFESRTRDRGLVLLNWAPQIPVLPHPSTGGFLSHCGWNSTVESVSHGVPMIAWPLFAEQGINKVILVKQNQVAIGLKMDNKGFVRGEEVERAVRELMEGEFLSEMSGLSTIAANYLGLTRKF, from the exons ATGGACAAGCCGCATGTCGCCATTTTCCCCCTCAGCGGGGGGATGGGGCATTTCATTCCATTGGCTGAGTTTGCAAAGAGGCTTTGTCAGTTTCATGGCTTCTCCATCACCCTCATCATCAGCAAGTGGTTTTGGACTTCTCAGCAACCTGCACTGCTTGAACGATTGGCCTCTTCGGCTCTTGACATACGCATTACAGAGATTCCTCACATCACTGAGGATGAAGATGAGCAAAAGATGAAATTGGAAACACGCCTTTCGAAGTTCATGCTGAATGCAAAGCCACACGTTGAAGACGTTCTGCAATCGTTGCGTTCATCTTCGCCCATCTCTGCCTTTATTACAGATCTCTTCTGTACGGAACTGCTTGACGTTACCACCAAGCTGAAAGTGCCAAGTTATTTATTCGTTCCGAGCTCTGCTGCTTCTGTTTGCTTCATGTTACATCTTCCAAAGCTCGTTTCGGAGATTAATGTTTCATTTAAAGACGCCGATTTTGAAGTGGAGGTACCGGGGCTTCCGCCGATTCCAGCCACAGATCTCCCAACTCCCTTTCAAGAGAGGTCGGATTCCTGGTTTAAATGGTTTTTAAATAATGCCTCCCGCATcaaggaagcatcaggggttttCATTAACACATTTGCTGAGCTGGAGGAGGAAGCCATCAAAACCCTAAGAACCCCTTCAACGCCTCCAATCTATCCAATAGGTCCATTGTTGGTCACAGAATCAGATACCCCTGACGAGTCCAGCTGCCTCAAATGGTTAGATGAGCAGCCTCCCTCGTCCGTTCTGTTTGTAGCATTTGGAAGCTTTGGCGTTTTGTCCAGGGAGCAAATTACAGATCTGGCAATTGGACTTGAAACCAGCGGCCACCGATTCTTGTGGGTGCTGCGAGGATTCAAATCTGAGGACTCTTCTTCTCTGGAAACTGACATTTCACAGCTTTTACCCGAGGGCTTTGAGAGTCGAACCAGGGATCGCGGGCTGGTGCTTCTCAATTGGGCACCTCAGATTCCTGTTCTTCCTCACCCGTCTACTGGAGGCTTCCTTTCTCATTGCGGGTGGAATTCTACGGTGGAGAGCGTCTCGCATGGAGTTCCCATGATCGCTTGGCCTCTTTTTGCCGAACAGGGGATAAACAAGGTCATATTGGTGAAGCAGAATCAGGTAGCCATAGGTTTGAAGATGGACAACAAAGGATTTGTGAGGGGAGAAGAAGTTGAGAGAGCAGTGAGGGAATTGATGGAAGGAgagt tcctttcGGAAATGTCTGGGCTTTCCACAATTGCAGCAAATTACCTTGGACTTACCAGGaaattttga
- the LOC131030879 gene encoding UDP-glycosyltransferase 72B1 has translation MGNPHVAIFPLSGAMGHLLPLVEFVKRLCTHHGFSITLIISKWMWTSQQPAVLERLASSALDIRFTEIPDVTVDEDEEEMKIETRISKFVLKAKPYIEEALQSLLSSMPISAFVTDFFCTDLLDVGAKLNLQTYLFFSASASGLCFAMHIPTLVSNIEMSCTGPDFEVEVPGLPPIPARNLPIAIQDKSNSACKWIVHHSSRLKEASGILVNTFAELEEEAIKVLSSPATPPIYPIGPLLLPESDTPDESGCLKWLDEQLPSSVLFVSFGSAGVLSREQNTDLALGLEASGHRFLWVLRGYKSGDSSSLETNISQLLPEGFESRTWDRGLVLLNWAPQVPILSHPCTGGFLSHCGWNSTLESVCHGVPMIAWPLYAEQGMNKVILVKQLKIAIDLKIDKKGFVKREEVERAVRELMEGAEGRMARNKMKELKEQAKMAVMEGGTTIKATARVAADLSASTLNVKE, from the coding sequence ATGGGGAATCCTCATGTCGCCATTTTCCCGCTGAGCGGAGCAATGGGTCATTTGCTTCCATTAGTTGAATTTGTAAAGCGGCTGTGCACTCATCATGGCTTCTCCATAACTCTCATCATCAGCAAGTGGATGTGGACTTCTCAGCAACCCGCAGTGCTTGAACGATTGGCCTCTTCCGCTCTGGATATCCGCTTTACAGAGATACCTGATGTCACTGTCGATGAAGACGAGGAAGAGATGAAAATTGAAACTCGCATATCAAAGTTCGTGCTGAAAGCGAAGCCATACATTGAAGAGGCTCTCCAATCCTTGCTTTCGTCTATGCCCATCTCTGCCTTCGTTACAGACTTCTTCTGTACTGACCTGCTCGACGTTGGCGCCAAGCTGAACTTGCAAACTTATTTATTCTTTTCGGCCTCGGCTTCTGGTCTTTGCTTCGCGATGCATATCCCAACACTCGTCTCAAACATTGAGATGTCGTGTACAGGCCCCGATTTTGAAGTGGAGGTACCGGGGCTCCCGCCGATTCCTGCTAGGAATCTGCCCATTGCCATTCAAGACAAGTCGAATTCCGCGTGTAAATGGATAGTCCACCATTCTTCCCGGCTGAAGGAAGCATCAGGGATTCTCGTTAACACCTTTGCTGAGCTGGAGGAGGAAGCCATCAAAGTCCTCAGCTCGCCTGCAACGCCTCCGATCTATCCAATAGGTCCCTTGTTGCTCCCAGAATCTGATACTCCTGACGAATCCGGGTGCCTCAAATGGTTGGACGAGCAGCTTCCCTCGTCTGTTCTGTTTGTGTCCTTCggaagcgcaggcgttttgtcgaGGGAGCAAAATACAGATCTGGCACTTGGGCTCGAAGCTAGCGGCCACCGGTTCCTGTGGGTTCTGCGAGGCTACAAATCAGGGGACTCTTCTTCTCTGGAAACTAACATTTCTCAGCTTTTACCAGAGGGTTTTGAGAGTCGAACCTGGGACCGTGGGCTGGTGCTTCTCAATTGGGCCCCTCAAGTACCGATTCTTTCTCATCCCTGTACCGGAGGCTTCCTTTCTCATTGCGGGTGGAATTCTACGTTGGAGAGCGTCTGTCATGGAGTCCCAATGATCGCTTGGCCTCTGTATGCTGAACAGGGGATGAATAAGGTCATACTGGTGAAGCAGCTTAAGATAGCCATAGATTTGAAGATAGACAAGAAGGGATTTGTGAAGAGAGAAGAAGTGGAGAGAGCGGTGAGGGAATTGATGGAAGGAGCAGAGGGAAGAATGGCGAGGAACAAAATGAAGGAATTGAAGGAGCAGGCTAAGATGGCAGTCATGGAAGGAGGGACTACAATCAAGGCCACAGCCCGTGTAGCCGCAGATTTATCAGCCTCAACTTTAAATGTTAAAGAATGA
- the LOC131858681 gene encoding UDP-glycosyltransferase 72B1-like gives MASPSPSSSAGGCGHLSNPLLQRLASSALDIRITEIPHITEDEEEQKMNIETRLSKFMLNAKPHVEDVLQSLRSSSPISAFITDLFCTELLDVTTKLKVPSYLFVPGSAASVCFMLHLPKLVSENKISFEDADFEVEVPGLPPIPARDLPTPFQERSDSWFKWSLYHASRFKEASGVFINTLAELEEEAIKTLRTPATPPIYPIGPLLHLTESDTPDESGCLKWLDEQPPSSVLFVAFGSLAILSREQITDLAIGLEASGYRFLWVLRVRGFKFEDSSFLETDISQLLPEGFESRTCDRGLVIPNWAPQIRVLSHPSTGGFLSHCGWNSTLESVSHGVPMITWPLGAEQGMNKAILVKQNEVAIGLKMDNKGFVRREEVERAVRELMGGEEGRKAREKMKELKGKAEIAMMEGGSTIKATADAAADLSASTWNVK, from the coding sequence ATGGCTTCTCCATCACCCTCATCATCAGCAGGTGGTTGTGGACATCTCAGCAACCCCCTCCTGCAACGATTGGCCTCTTCTGCTCTCGACATACGCATTACAGAGATTCCTCACATCACTGAGGATGAAGAAGAGCAAAAGATGAATATTGAAACACGCCTTTCGAAGTTCATGCTGAATGCAAAGCCACACGTTGAAGACGTTCTGCAATCGTTGCGTTCATCTTCGCCCATCTCTGCATTCATTACAGATCTCTTCTGTACGGAACTGCTTGACGTTACCACCAAGCTAAAAGTGCCGAGTTATTTATTCGTTCCGGGCTCTGCTGCTTCTGTTTGCTTCATGTTACATCTTCCAAAGCTCGTTTCGGAGAACAAAATTTCATTTGAAGACGCCGATTTTGAAGTGGAGGTACCGGGGCTTCCGCCGATTCCAGCCAGAGATCTACCCACTCCCTTTCAAGAGAGGTCTGATTCCTGGTTTAAATGGTCTTTATACCATGCCTCCCGCTTcaaggaagcatcaggggttttCATTAACACCCTTGCTGAGCTAGAGGAAGAAGCCATCAAAACCCTAAGAACCCCTGCAACGCCTCCCATCTATCCAATAGGTCCCTTGTTGCATCTCACAGAATCTGATACCCCTGACGAGTCCGGCTGCCTCAAATGGTTGGACGAGCAGCCTCCCTCGTCCGTTCTGTTTGTGGCATTCGGAAGCTTGGCTATTCTGTCAAGGGAACAAATTACAGATCTGGCAATTGGACTTGAAGCCAGTGGCTACCGATTCTTATGGGTGCTGCGAGTGCGCGGGTTCAAATTTGAGGACTCTTCTTTTCTTGAAACTGACATTTCTCAACTTTTACCGGAGGGCTTTGAGAGTCGAACCTGTGACCGTGGGCTGGTGATTCCAAATTGGGCTCCTCAAATACGGGTTCTTTCTCACCCATCTACTGGAGGCTTCCTTTCTCATTGTGGATGGAATTCTACACTGGAAAGCGTCTCGCACGGAGTTCCCATGATCACTTGGCCTCTTGGTGCGGAACAGGGGATGAACAAGGCCATACTGGTGAAGCAGAATGAGGTAGCCATAGGTTTGAAGATGGACAACAAAGGATTTGTGAGGAGAGAAGAAGTGGAGAGAGCGGTGAGGGAATTGATGGGAGGAGAGGAGGGAAGAAAGGCGAGGGAGAAAATGAAAGAGTTGAAAGGCAAGGCTGAGATTGCTATGATGGAAGGAGGGAGCACAATCAAGGCTACCGCCGATGCAGCCGCAGATTTATCAGCCTCCACTTGGAATGTAAAATAA